Within Pseudomonas sp. LBUM920, the genomic segment TCAGGTAGAACGCGGTGGTGGTCATGGCCACCATCAGCATGCCGCCGATCACCACGGTCCAGTTCTTCACCAGGGTCGCCAGCACTTCGCGCATGGTCGGGCGATGCTTGCGGTTGGCGAACTCTTCGGTTTCCTGCAGGTTACGACGCAGCAAAAAGATGAACGGGATAATCACGCAGCCGATGGCAAACGGAATACGCCAGCCCCAATCGGCAACCACGGCCGGTTGCATCCACACGTTCAGGCCGTAACCCAATGCGGCGGCGACCACGATGGAAATCTGTTGGCTGCCCGACTGCCAGCTGGTGTAGAACCCTTTGCGGCCCGGGGTGGCCATTTCGGAAAGGTAAACCGACACGCCGCCCAGCTCCGCACCGGCAGAGAAGCCTTGCAGCAAGCGACCCAACAGCACCAGCAACGGCGCCCACAGGCCGATGGTTTGGTAACCCGGCACCAACACGATCAACAGCGTACCGCTGGCCATGATCGACAGGGTCACGATCAACCCTTTGCGGCGACCGACGTCATCGATATAGGCACCCAGAATGATCGCGCCCAACGGTCGCATCAGGAAGCCCGCGCCGAAAACGGCGAAGGTCATCATTAATGACGCAAACTCATTAGCGGCGGGGAAGAACGCGGCGGCGATGTAGGTGGCGTAGAAGCCGAACAGAAAGAAGTCGAACTGTTCGAGGAAGTTGCCCGAAGTAACGCGGAATACCGCACCAACTTTCGAGCGGGCAGAGTCGGGCCGGGAAGGGCTAGTCATGGTTTTGTGTCTCCAGCGTTCTTTTTAAAGTGCTTGTTTCGCTTAAGACCGCGGATAGTGGCTGACACATTTAGAAATGATAAGTGAGTAATTTGGATGCATTGATGCGTCCTGGCTATCAATCGCTGCTGGCGTCCAAAATCTCGCCACTGTTCTATGCTTGAAGCTGTGACCAATTCTTACGGATGGGAGGTGGCAATGGCTGACAAACACGAGCACCGGGATGAGCACGCGCATGAGCAACCTCGGCGGCAGCCTGAAGAGGAAAAGCCGCAGACCTGGAAGCATCCGGACGATGGTACGGAGCTTTCCGAGCGAGATCAGGAGCGGCCGCTCAAGCCCTGACTGAATGAGCGAACGCAGTCTAAAGGTGGGAGCGGGCTTGCTCGCGAAGGCAATGTGTCAGTAACCAACAGGCTCACTGATTCACCGCCTTCGCGAGCAGGCCCGCTCCTACATCGGCGCCACGTTCAGCCTACGATTGGCGTGCACAATTCCACCAGCGTGCCATCCGGGCAGCGCACATACGACACCACCTGGCCCCAAGGCTTGATGGCGGGTGGCGCCAGCTCCGTCGCGCCGTGGGCCAGCGCTTTGGCATGGGCGACGAACACGTCTTCGGTCATGAACCCGACCTCCATCCCCAGCGGCCTTTTAGAGGCATGCGCCTGGACATGGCCCCCGTCGAAATTCAATTCGCCCAACTCATGCGCCGCAAACGAGAGCGTGGTGTCGCCGGTTTCAAGCTCGCCGTAAGTGCCGGATTCATGCAGGAAACGGCGACTGAAGCCGAAGGCCTTCTCGAAAAACATCAGAGAGGCGGCAACGTCGGGTACATAGATGATGGTGTAGGCAAATTTCACGATCAGGCGGTCCTTGCTGAAAGAGTGGATGAATGAAATGCCTCATGACAGCAGCACGGAGACGGGAACCCCCCACGCCAACACCACAAACGCGATCACGGTTGCCAGGCACAGGCCGACAAACACCCGCGTCAGCGTTCTCACCGTGGGGTTGGCGATCCCCTTGACTACCCAGAGGCAGAACCCGGCCACCACAATGGCCGAGGCAATAATGAACAGCACGATGGTGTTCCTGTGGCCTTCAAGCGCTGATTTATAATCCCAAAGCCGTCCGATGAACAGTGTTCACATAGACGCAGCCCCGCGGGCTTTCTAAACTGCGGCTTGTCTTGGGGAAAGGGGCAGGTGCCGATGAATCGCAATGAATTACGCAAGGCCGACATCAACCTGATGGTGGTCTTCGAAGCACTGATGCTCGAGCGCAATGTCACGCGGGTGGCGGAGAAGCTGTTTCTCGGTCAACCGACCATCAGTTCGGCCCTCAACCGTTTGCGCACGTTATTCAATGACCCGCTGTTTATTCGCGTCGGCCACCGTATGGAACCCACCGCGCGCGCCGAGGAGATCATTCAGCACCTGTCGCCGGCCCTGGATTCACTGTCGTCGGCCCTGAGCCTGACCCACGATTTCGATCCCACCCAGAGCACCATGACCTTTCGCATCGGTTTGTCCGATGACGTCGAGTTCGGCCTGCTGCCGCCCTTGCTGCGGGCGTTGCGCCAGGAAGCGCCGTTGGTGGTGTTTGTGGTGCAGCATGTGGATTACTGGCGCATCCCTGACCTGCTGGCGTCCGGCGATATCACCGTCGGCATCACCCAGACCCGCGGCCTGCCGGCGAATGCCAAACGTAAACTGCTGCGGCATATCCGCCCCTGCCTGCTGCGCGCCGACGCCTCGGATAAACCGCTGACCCTCGACGAATATTGCGCACGCCCTCATGTGCTGGTGTCCCACACCGCCAACGTGTCCGGGTTTGCCGATGAATGGCTGGCCGAAATTGGCCGC encodes:
- a CDS encoding MFS transporter, which codes for MTSPSRPDSARSKVGAVFRVTSGNFLEQFDFFLFGFYATYIAAAFFPAANEFASLMMTFAVFGAGFLMRPLGAIILGAYIDDVGRRKGLIVTLSIMASGTLLIVLVPGYQTIGLWAPLLVLLGRLLQGFSAGAELGGVSVYLSEMATPGRKGFYTSWQSGSQQISIVVAAALGYGLNVWMQPAVVADWGWRIPFAIGCVIIPFIFLLRRNLQETEEFANRKHRPTMREVLATLVKNWTVVIGGMLMVAMTTTAFYLITVYAPTFGKTVLQLSTSDALLVTLLVAVSNFVWLPIGGTLSDRFGRKPVLVAMTVLTVITAYPALSFVVNAPSFGHMLETLLWFSFLYGMYNGAMIPALTEIMPVEVRVAGFSLAYSLATAIFGGFTPAISTWFIHITEDKASPAYWMMFAALCALCSTLALYRRANTRGQVMQGAA
- a CDS encoding VOC family protein, yielding MKFAYTIIYVPDVAASLMFFEKAFGFSRRFLHESGTYGELETGDTTLSFAAHELGELNFDGGHVQAHASKRPLGMEVGFMTEDVFVAHAKALAHGATELAPPAIKPWGQVVSYVRCPDGTLVELCTPIVG
- a CDS encoding LysR substrate-binding domain-containing protein — translated: MNRNELRKADINLMVVFEALMLERNVTRVAEKLFLGQPTISSALNRLRTLFNDPLFIRVGHRMEPTARAEEIIQHLSPALDSLSSALSLTHDFDPTQSTMTFRIGLSDDVEFGLLPPLLRALRQEAPLVVFVVQHVDYWRIPDLLASGDITVGITQTRGLPANAKRKLLRHIRPCLLRADASDKPLTLDEYCARPHVLVSHTANVSGFADEWLAEIGRKRHVVLSVPQYSALPALLAGTDMIASLPDYTAQAMAAGGNLFCEPFPFETPTLDLSMVWLSHVDTDPAERWMRSRLEAFMSERDMLPVLATKS